The Papaver somniferum cultivar HN1 unplaced genomic scaffold, ASM357369v1 unplaced-scaffold_107, whole genome shotgun sequence genome includes a region encoding these proteins:
- the LOC113327701 gene encoding stress response protein NST1-like, with product MAVMLEQAVLDRKEENIKMHSDIHGLHESTQDLQRMDSELDAHEREFLLGYYISCIKLYGAKKKLFKMKATLLYFLKSHMKITLLEFCKSQMQATMLEFHKFQMKATTLEFYKSQMKATMLDLCKSQMKPTMLDYLQSLVDLNLPEECKSWLVETDGITDAYDDAKKSFKKNKKKKKKVKKNYMKLQEEVVGVLTDDDESKDEEFQSEESEDEELQSEDEEFQSEGSEDEELQSEESEDEEFQSDESEDEESTDDDEYPYTDMDSFSSMIKRLEVMEDEIEKKLDNLRKANASQNLAWTRYGCKVLFKMKATVLEFSKSQMKPAKVLDFLTSAGALDLPEVCKSWLLQKAAERDMVRAYHDAKKSLKKNEECEKFHIMRLQELLGVEYQEDGKYAYMTDMNSFTSIMKHLEVMEDEIEKMLEKRKRKPKPCS from the exons ATGGCTGTCATGTTGGAACAAGCAGTTTTGGACCGgaaggaagaaaatatcaagaTGCATTCCGATATTCACGGTTTGCATGAATCCACACAAGATTTGCAGAGAATGGATTCAGAACTCGATGCTCATGAACGCGAATTCCTACTAGGTTATTACATTAGCTGTATTAAACTTTATGGAGCCAAAAAGAAATTATTCAAG ATGAAAGCTACATTGTTGTATTTTTTAAAGTCACACATGAAAATTACGTTATTGGAGTTTTGCAAGTCACAGATGCAAGCTACAATGTTGGAATTCCATAAGTTCCAGATGAAAGCTACAACGTTGGAGTTTTACAAGTCACAGATGAAAGCTACAATGTTGGATTTGTGTAAGTCGCAGATGAAACCTACAATGCTGGATTATTTACAGTCTCTTGTCGATCTTAATCTTCCAGAGGAATGTAAAAGCTGGCTGGTTGAAACTGATGGCATCACGGATGCATATGATGACGCTAAGAAGTCcttcaagaaaaacaaaaagaaaaagaaaaaggtgaaaaaaaattacatgaaattACAAGAGGAGGTAGTTGGAGTATTGACAGATGACGACGAGTCCAAAGACGAAGAATTCCAGTCCGAAGAGTCGGAAGACGAAGAACTCCAGTCCGAAGACGAAGAATTCCAGTCCGAAGGGTCCGAAGACGAAGAACTCCAGTCCGAAGAGTCGGAAGACGAAGAGTTCCAGTCCGATGAGTCCGAAGACGAAGAATCGACAGATGACGACGAGTATCCATATACTGATATGGATTCATTCTCATCAATGATAAAACGCTTAGAG GTTATGGAGGATGAAATTGAGAAGAAGTTGGACAATTTAAGGAAGGCGAATGCAAGCCAAAACCTTGCTTGGACGAGATATGGATGCAAAGTATTATTCAAG ATGAAAGCTACAGTGTTGGAATTTTCAAAGTCACAGATGAAACCTGCTAAGGTGTTGGATTTCTTAACGTCTGCTGGCGCTCTTGATCTTCCAGAGGTATGTAAAAGCTGGTTGCTTCAAAAAGCAGCTGAAAGGGACATGGTCAGAGCATATCATGATGCTAAAAAGTCTTTAAAGAAAAACGAAGAGTGTGAAAAGTTTCACATCATGAGATTACAAGAGTTACTAGGAGTTGAGTACCAAGAAGATGGCAAATATGCATATATGACTGATATGAATTCATTCACGTCCATAATGAAACACTTAGAG GTTATGGAGGATGAAATTGAGAAAATGTTGGAAAAACGTAAACGAAAGCCGAAACCCTGCTCGTAA
- the LOC113327700 gene encoding uncharacterized protein LOC113327700 — translation MVAAIDVSLPKSSFLQNSRHTTGQHHSCFLGGASLQGFPLQLNIQNRKRYLINLSVASSNSSSGGRFYLNFTGFPFPLGPFFNRRTTRTEVVKDCMWLFEQEQALGFSSVSTNTRMTVIKLKSGGLWIHAPIAPTKECIKLVKELGAPVEYIVLPTFAYEHKIFVGPFSRKFPRAQTWVAPRQWSWPLNFPLEFFGIFRSKTLVDEDLSTPWGNEIEQKVLSSPEVGIGPYVEVAFYHKKTRTLLVTDAVIFVPAQPPECISNASLLAAAQNGLAVKILSKGRDVPDGPVIDNKMNRQKGWERMVLQILFLGPSNLLEPKASFGQMSQKLIVSPIVKTLVFNKVPEKVKDWIDRITRDWAFKRIIPAHFAAPVNASRSDFLAAFGFLDELLGTSYVRRPSVSLLLTSIMGKAGSYFPPDDMKTLSSLDQFLVSVGAVKKTVSGRKQ, via the exons ATGGTGGCAGCCATTGATGTTTCACTACCAAAATCAAGTTTTCTGCAGAATTCTCGTCATACCACCGGACAACATCATTCTTGTTTTCTTGGTGGAGCCAGTTTGCAGGGGTTTCCTTTACAATTAAACATCCAAAACAGGAAGAGATATCTCATTAATTTGTCAGTTGCTTCAAGCAATAGCAGTAGTGGTGGCAGATTTTACTTGAATTTCACTGGTTTTCCATTTCCTTTAGGCCCTTTCTTTAATAGGAGGACTACAAGAACCGAG GTTGTCAAAGATTGTATGTGGCTATTCGAACAAGAGCAAGCGCTAGGATTCAGTAGTGTCTCTACTAACACACGAATGACTGTTATCAAACTCAAGTCTGGAGGGTTGTGGATCCATGCACCTATTGCTCCAACCAAGGAGTGCATAAAG CTTGTGAAGGAACTTGGAGCCCCAGTGGAATACATTGTCCTGCCTACATTTGCGTATGAGCACAAAATTTTTGTTGGACCATTTTCCAGAAAGTTCCCTCGAGCTCAAACGTGGGTAGCaccaaggcaatggagttggCCTCTAAATTTTCCACTTGAGTTCTTTGGGATCTTTCGCTCTAAAACCTTAGTAGATGAAGATTTGTCAACACCTTGGGGAAATGAGATTGAGCAGAAAGTTCTAAGTTCACCGGAAGTTG GAATTGGACCATACGTGGAGGTAGCATTTTaccacaagaaaacaagaacattACTGGTAACCGATGCTGTCATATTTGTCCCTGCCCAACCACCTGAATGTATTAGCAACGCTTCATTGTTAGCAGCTGCACAAAATGGTTTAGCCGTAAAGATACTTAGCAAAGGAAGAGATGTCCCTGATGGACCAGTTATTGACAACAAAATGAACCGTCAAAAAG GATGGGAGAGAATGGTTCTTCAAATCCTGTTTCTTGGTCCCTCAAATCTCTTGGAACCTAAAGCTAGCTTTGGTCAGATGTCACAGAAATTGATAGTTTCACCTATCGTCAAGACATTGGTTTTCAACAAAGTTCCTGAGAAG GTAAAGGATTGGATTGACAGGATTACAAGGGACTGGGCATTCAAGAGAATAATTCCTGCACATTTTGCTGCTCCAGTAAATGCAAGTAGGTCAGACTTCTTGGCTGCCTTTGGATTTCTTGATGAACTTTTGGGTACAAGTTACGTGAGACGTCCATCGGTTTCTCTTCTACTCACATCCATTATGGGAAAAGCAGGAAGTTACTTTCCGCCCGATGATATGAAAACACTGTCTTCACTTGATCAGTTTTTAGTCTCAGTTGGAGCCGTAAAAAAGACGGTATCTGGCAGAAAACAGTAA